One genomic window of Medicago truncatula cultivar Jemalong A17 chromosome 1, MtrunA17r5.0-ANR, whole genome shotgun sequence includes the following:
- the LOC11419428 gene encoding GRAS family protein RAM1, whose amino-acid sequence MEADSEEDELLNLSLSVNRERKKKGKIIISRENNNMMSTNRNSYEGYEGKIFHLLQMREQMLRKSTLNIEDSNGLPLIHLLLTTATSVDENNLDSSLENLTDLYQTVSLTGDSVQRVVAYFTDGLTAKLLTKKSPFYEMLMEEPTIDEEFLAFTDLYRVSPYFQFAHFTANQAILEAFEKEEEKNNRSIHVIDFDASYGFQWPSLIQSLSEKATSGNRISFRLTGFGKNLKELQETESRLVSFSKGFGNIVFEFQGLLRGSRVINLRKKKNETVAVNLVSYLNKMSCLLKITDTLGFVHSLNPSIVVIVEQEGSKNPSRTFLSRFTDTLHYFAAMFDSLDDCLPLESIERLRIEKKVFGKEIKSMLNNYDDVEGGVDCAKYEKMETWKSRMENNGFVGMKMSSKCLIQAKLLLKMRTHYCPLQFEEEGGGGFRVSERDDGRAISLGWQNRFLLTVSAWQSL is encoded by the coding sequence ATGGAAGCTGATTCAGAAGAAGATGAGCTTCTGAATCTTAGCCTTTCAGttaatagagaaagaaaaaagaagggaAAAATCATCATAAGTAGAGAAAATAACAACATGATGAGTACTAATAGAAACTCCTATGAAGGCTATGAAGGAAAaatctttcatcttcttcaaatgAGAGAACAAATGCTAAGAAAAAGTACTCTCAACATTGAAGATTCAAATGGTCTTCCATTAATTCACTTACTTCTCACAACAGCAACTTCTGTTGATGAAAACAACTTGGATTCATCTCTTGAAAACCTAACAGATCTTTACCAAACAGTTTCACTCACCGGTGATTCGGTTCAACGTGTCGTCGCGTATTTCACCGATGGTTTAACTGCAAAACTCCTCACAAAAAAATCACCATTCTATGAAATGTTGATGGAAGAACCAACAATCGACGAAGAGTTTCTCGCATTCACAGATCTCTACAGAGTTTCACCCTATTTCCAATTTGCTCATTTCACTGCAAATCAAGCTATCTTGGAAGcctttgaaaaagaagaagagaaaaataacCGTTCTATTCATGTTATTGATTTTGATGCTTCATATGGTTTTCAATGGCCTTCACTGATTCAATCACTTTCAGAAAAAGCAACAAGTGGCAACAGAATCTCTTTCAGATTAACTGGTTTCGGTAAGAATTTAAAAGAGCTTCAAGAAACTGAATCTAGGTTAGTTAGTTTCTCAAAAGGTTTTGGTAACATTGTTTTTGAGTTTCAAGGTTTGTTAAGAGGATCAAGAGTAATTAatttgaggaagaaaaaaaatgaaactgtGGCTGTTAATTTAGTTTCCTATTTAAACAAAATGAGTTGTTTGTTGAAAATAACTGACACATTGGGATTTGTTCATTCTCTTAACCCTTCCATTGTTGTGATTGTTGAACAAGAAGGTAGTAAAAATCCTAGTAGAACCTTCTTATCAAGATTCACAGACACATTGCATTATTTTGCAGCTATGTTTGATTCACTTGATGATTGTTTACCACTTGAGAGTATTGAGAGGTTAAGAATTGAGAAGAAGGTTTTTGGTAAAGAGATTAAAAGCATGCTTAATAACTATGATGATGTGGAAGGTGGTGTTGATTGTGCAAAATATGAAAAGATGGAAACATGGAAAAGTAGAATGGAGAATAATGGATTTGTTGGTATGAAAATGAGTTCAAAATGTTTGATACAAGCAAAATTGTTGCTTAAGATGAGAACACATTATTGTCCACTTCaatttgaagaagaaggtgGTGGTGGTTTCAGGGTTTCAGAAAGAGATGATGGAAGGGCTATCTCTTTAGGATGGCAAAATAGGTTTTTGCTTACTGTGTCAGCATGGCAATcactttga
- the LOC11416319 gene encoding FHA domain-containing protein PS1 isoform X1, which produces MASIVVSDDNPNQQQQSLIPVLTVFKNNSILKNIIILNNNNNNNKYNDDQILLVGRHPNCNIVLFHPSISRFHLQIRFNPSSRSISLLDLSSVHGTWVCGRKLEHGVSVDLKEGDTFQLGSSSRVYLLQFVSQFDDVDALKNIGSLGCDDKRKDQSNDETFEDENDSFGTETSCCNGENKLCGCHFCLLSPPYTQSVDETDNIQMGEACPEVEMPGETNLFCTLRECFQQNICIPVAEAVQGSKLHQQSSAEKQLIDPESSFGEKGDGAVDEVPKESEFEGTFEYIVTTGGRVFNSEDMPCSESHQTNTNEEVSVDSLSDGEKQGSCGEEYESELQNLNANSCHKQQYSPDEIVEDIGKQCIENMDPASSEENGVAALSVTPKEHKLEFFSEENDMIDDVLSSVARFFNSENTSSLVKETIHHVTNFQQINTVEEVAAVDSLSDEEKENKCDVEFKAYLNIKPCDEEGNSLVETVEETVKSFQTESVNPLSVNTYSLVEDSIPVTNFQLINIVDEVATVDSLSDEEKENECDEEFKAYLYVKPCDEGSSLDETVEETVKSFQTESLNPSSGNTSSLVEEAIPVTNFQLINIVEEVATVDSLSNEEKENECDEEFKAYLYVKPCDEEGNSLDETVEETVKSFQTESLNPSVTQETDLEITEKKENQTLQSLVAVAGCFDVKFHENCVEESVEGSLTLGSDILSRRDKAASAPQDRTRKSRLLNTPDVDTKFVMSNLKDINIINKPMPQNIFSDLDEEEMFTPNKENSSPTNTFHSQFMRKKGVLEESKSSKSQRAHNLKASFSSIIYSAERCTSAISNKENQTPKSQRAHNLKASFSPIIYSAERSTSAISNKENLTPREAREWKSQRSHNLRASFSPIIYSAERSASAISNKENLTPKEALEWMSGRNPLECRNTMELRKKRVERMPLQSLISSGGNHNSNSSPFSSSPFSAAKSILGVTVRSSNCGHISDKHAQPSRISAERKRSWDLVVDTSSLLNKESRKALQLLQGLKRTRLIIPQSVIRELGSMKQQIGIFRRISEAALALEWIEECIGKTKWWIHIQSSMEDEFRLIAPTPPTQFNEDVLDCALQYRRKDNVGQIVLLSDDVNLKIKSMAKGLLSETVQQFRQSLVNPFSERFMWANSSPRGLTWSCRDDVVLREKYCCLPSKAGLKLLAT; this is translated from the exons atgGCTTCAATCGTCGTTTCAGACGATAaccctaatcaacaacaacaatcccTAATCCCAGTATTAACTGTTTTCAAGAACAATTCAATCCTCAAGAACATCATCATcctcaacaataacaacaacaataacaaatacaACGATGATCAAATCCTCCTCGTTGGTCGACACCCAAATTGTAACATTGTCCTCTTTCACCCTAGCATCAGCCGTTTCCATCTTCAGATTCGATTCAATCCTTCTTCCCGCTCTATTTCTCTTCTCGATTTATCTTCTG TGCATGGAACATGGGTGTGTGGTAGAAAGCTTGAACATGGTGTGAGCGTTGATTTGAAGGAAGGTGATACCTTTCAGCTTGGGAGTTCAAGTAGGGTTTATCTTCTTCAATTTGTATCTCAATTCGATGATGTGGATGCATTAAAG AACATTGGTTCTTTAGGTTGTGATGATAAAAGGAAGGACCAGTCTAATGATGAAAcatttgaagatgaaaatgattcTTTTGGAACTGAGACATCATGTTGTAATGGTGAAAATAAACTCTGTGGATGTCACTTCTGTTTGCTATCACCACCTTACACACAATCAGTTGACGAAACTGATAACATACAGATGGGTGAAGCTTGTCCCGAAGTGGAGATGCCGGGAGAGACTAACTTGTTTTGCACATTGAGGGAATGTTTTCAACAAAACATATGTATTCCAGTTGCGGAAGCAGTCCAAGGCTCCAAATTGCACCAACAATCTTCTGCGGAAAAGCAGTTGATTGATCCTGAATCATCTTTTGGGGAAAAAGGCGACGGTGCTGTGGATGAGGTGCCTAAAGAATCTGAATTTGAAGGCACATTCGAATATATTGTAACTACTGGAGGAAGAGTCTTTAATTCTGAGGACATGCCTTGTTCTGAATCTCATCAAACCAATACTAATGAGGAAGTATCTGTGGATTCACTCTCTGATGGAGAAAAACAAGGTAGTTGCGGTGAAGAGTATGAGTCAGAGTTGCAGAATCTGAATGCTAATTCTTGTCACAAGCAACAGTATTCACCGGATGAAATAGTTGAAGATATTGGAAAGCAATGCATTGAAAATATGGATCCTGCATCTTCTGAAGAAAATGGTGTAGCTGCATTAAGTGTAACACCAAAAGAACACAAATTAGAATTCTTCTCTGAAGAAAATGATATGATTGACGATGTTTTATCTAGTGTGGCAAGATTTTTCAATTCTGAAAACACATCTTCACTAGTTAAAGAAACAATTCATCATGTAACCAATTTTCAACAAATCAATACTGTTGAAGAAGTTGCTGCTGTTGATTCGTTATcggatgaagaaaaggaaaataaatgtgACGTGGAGTTCAAGGCATACCTCAATATCAAACCTTGTGATGAAGAAGGTAACTCACTGGTTGAAACAGTTGAAGAAACTGTGAAATCCTTTCAGACAGAGTCAGTTAATCCTTTATCCGTAAACACATATTCACTAGTTGAAGATTCAATTCCTGTAACCAATTTTCAACTAATCAATATTGTTGACGAAGTTGCTACTGTTGATTCGTTATcggatgaagaaaaggaaaatgaatGTGATGAGGAGTTCAAGGCATACCTCTATGTCAAACCTTGTGATGAAGGTAGCTCACTGGATGAAACAGTTGAAGAAACTGTGAAATCCTTCCAGACAGAGTCACTTAATCCTTCATCCGGAAACACATCTTCACTAGTTGAAGAAGCGATTCCTGTAACCAATTTTCAACTAATCAATATTGTTGAAGAAGTTGCTACTGTCGATTCGTTATcaaatgaagaaaaggaaaatgaatGTGATGAGGAGTTCAAGGCATACCTCTATGTCAAACCTTGTGATGAAGAAGGTAACTCACTAGATGAAACAGTTGAAGAAACTGTGAAATCCTTTCAGACAGAGTCACTTAATCCTTCAGTGACTCAGGAAACTGATTTAGAGATTacagagaagaaagagaatcaAACCCTGCAATCTCTCGTTGCTGTGGCTGGATGCTTTGATGTGAAATTCCATGAAAACTGTGTAGAAGAATCAGTAGAGGGAAGCTTAACCCTTGGTAGTGATATTTTGTCAAGAAGAGATAAGGCTGCGAGTGCACCTCAGGATCGAACTCGGAAGAGCAGATTATTGAACACACCTGATGTTGACACTAAATTTGTAATGAGTAATTTGAAGGAtatcaatatcataaataaaCCAATGCCACAGAATATTTTCTCTGACttggatgaagaagaaatgttcACTCCAAATAAGGAAAACTCAAGCCCCACAAATACCTTTCACTCGCAGTTTATGAGAAAGAAAGGTGTGCTAGAAGAAAGTAAAAGTTCCAAGTCACAAAGGGCACATAATTTGAAGGCTAGTTTTAGTTCCATCATCTATTCAGCTGAAAGATGTACAAGTGCAATTTCAAACAAAGAGAACCAGACTCCGAAGTCACAAAGGGCGCATAATTTGAAGGCTAGTTTTAGTCCCATCATCTATTCAGCTGAAAGAAGTACAAGTGCAATTTCAAACAAAGAGAACCTGACTCCAAGAGAAGCACGTGAATGGAAGTCACAAAGATCACATAACTTGAGGGCTAGTTTTAGTCCCATCATCTATTCAGCTGAAAGAAGTGCAAGTGCAATTTCAAACAAAGAGAACCTGACTCCAAAAGAAGCACTAGAATGGATGTCAGGTAGAAATCCTCTTGAGTGTCGCAATACTATGGAATTAAGAAAGAAGAGAGTGGAACGGATGCCCTTACAATCACTAATCAGTTCTGGAGGCAATCACAATTCGAATTCTAGTCCTTTTTCTTCTAGTCCTTTTTCAGCTGCAAAATCCATTCTTGGTGTCACTGTCAGATCCAGCAATTGTGGACATATTTCAGACAAGCATGCCCAGCCATCT CGTATTAGTGCAGAACGAAAGAGGAGCTGGGACTTGGTTGTAGACACTTCTTCTCTTCTGAATAAGGAGTCAAGAAAGGCTTTGCAGCTTCTACAAGGTCTCAAGAGGACTCGTTTAATCATTCCACAATCAG TCATAAGAGAATTGGGAAGCATGAAGCAACAAATTGGAATTTTTAGAAGGATTTCAGAGGCTGCTTTGGCCTTGGAATGGATTGAAGAATGCATAGGGAAGACAAAGTGGTGGATTCATATCCAAAGCTCAATGGAGGATGAATTCAGGCTAATTGCTCCAACACCTCCTACTCAGTTTAATGAAGATGTCCTTGATTGTGCCCTTCAATATAGAAGAAAAGATAATGTTGGACAAATTGTCCTTCTTAGTGATGACGTCAACTTGAAAATCAAATCCATGGCAAAG GGGTTGCTATCTGAGACAGTGCAGCAATTTCGTCAGAGTTTAGTGAACCCTTTCTCTGAGAGGTTTATGTGGGCCAACAGCTCTCCTCGAGGACTGACTTGGTCTTGCCGAGATGATGTGGTTTTAAGGGAGAAATATTGCTGTTTGCCATCAAAGGCTGGTTTGAAGCTGCTTGCtacttaa
- the LOC11416319 gene encoding FHA domain-containing protein PS1 isoform X2, producing the protein MASIVVSDDNPNQQQQSLIPVLTVFKNNSILKNIIILNNNNNNNKYNDDQILLVGRHPNCNIVLFHPSISRFHLQIRFNPSSRSISLLDLSSVHGTWVCGRKLEHGVSVDLKEGDTFQLGSSSRVYLLQFVSQFDDVDALKNIGSLGCDDKRKDQSNDETFEDENDSFGTETSCCNGENKLCGCHFCLLSPPYTQSVDETDNIQMGEACPEVEMPGETNLFCTLRECFQQNICIPVAEAVQGSKLHQQSSAEKQLIDPESSFGEKGDGAVDEVPKESEFEGTFEYIVTTGGRVFNSEDMPCSESHQTNTNEEVSVDSLSDGEKQGSCGEEYESELQNLNANSCHKQQYSPDEIVEDIGKQCIENMDPASSEENGVAALSVTPKEHKLEFFSEENDMIDDVLSSVARFFNSENTSSLVKETIHHVTNFQQINTVEEVAAVDSLSDEEKENKCDVEFKAYLNIKPCDEEGNSLVETVEETVKSFQTESVNPLSVNTYSLVEDSIPVTNFQLINIVDEVATVDSLSDEEKENECDEEFKAYLYVKPCDEEGNSLDETVEETVKSFQTESLNPSVTQETDLEITEKKENQTLQSLVAVAGCFDVKFHENCVEESVEGSLTLGSDILSRRDKAASAPQDRTRKSRLLNTPDVDTKFVMSNLKDINIINKPMPQNIFSDLDEEEMFTPNKENSSPTNTFHSQFMRKKGVLEESKSSKSQRAHNLKASFSSIIYSAERCTSAISNKENQTPKSQRAHNLKASFSPIIYSAERSTSAISNKENLTPREAREWKSQRSHNLRASFSPIIYSAERSASAISNKENLTPKEALEWMSGRNPLECRNTMELRKKRVERMPLQSLISSGGNHNSNSSPFSSSPFSAAKSILGVTVRSSNCGHISDKHAQPSRISAERKRSWDLVVDTSSLLNKESRKALQLLQGLKRTRLIIPQSVIRELGSMKQQIGIFRRISEAALALEWIEECIGKTKWWIHIQSSMEDEFRLIAPTPPTQFNEDVLDCALQYRRKDNVGQIVLLSDDVNLKIKSMAKGLLSETVQQFRQSLVNPFSERFMWANSSPRGLTWSCRDDVVLREKYCCLPSKAGLKLLAT; encoded by the exons atgGCTTCAATCGTCGTTTCAGACGATAaccctaatcaacaacaacaatcccTAATCCCAGTATTAACTGTTTTCAAGAACAATTCAATCCTCAAGAACATCATCATcctcaacaataacaacaacaataacaaatacaACGATGATCAAATCCTCCTCGTTGGTCGACACCCAAATTGTAACATTGTCCTCTTTCACCCTAGCATCAGCCGTTTCCATCTTCAGATTCGATTCAATCCTTCTTCCCGCTCTATTTCTCTTCTCGATTTATCTTCTG TGCATGGAACATGGGTGTGTGGTAGAAAGCTTGAACATGGTGTGAGCGTTGATTTGAAGGAAGGTGATACCTTTCAGCTTGGGAGTTCAAGTAGGGTTTATCTTCTTCAATTTGTATCTCAATTCGATGATGTGGATGCATTAAAG AACATTGGTTCTTTAGGTTGTGATGATAAAAGGAAGGACCAGTCTAATGATGAAAcatttgaagatgaaaatgattcTTTTGGAACTGAGACATCATGTTGTAATGGTGAAAATAAACTCTGTGGATGTCACTTCTGTTTGCTATCACCACCTTACACACAATCAGTTGACGAAACTGATAACATACAGATGGGTGAAGCTTGTCCCGAAGTGGAGATGCCGGGAGAGACTAACTTGTTTTGCACATTGAGGGAATGTTTTCAACAAAACATATGTATTCCAGTTGCGGAAGCAGTCCAAGGCTCCAAATTGCACCAACAATCTTCTGCGGAAAAGCAGTTGATTGATCCTGAATCATCTTTTGGGGAAAAAGGCGACGGTGCTGTGGATGAGGTGCCTAAAGAATCTGAATTTGAAGGCACATTCGAATATATTGTAACTACTGGAGGAAGAGTCTTTAATTCTGAGGACATGCCTTGTTCTGAATCTCATCAAACCAATACTAATGAGGAAGTATCTGTGGATTCACTCTCTGATGGAGAAAAACAAGGTAGTTGCGGTGAAGAGTATGAGTCAGAGTTGCAGAATCTGAATGCTAATTCTTGTCACAAGCAACAGTATTCACCGGATGAAATAGTTGAAGATATTGGAAAGCAATGCATTGAAAATATGGATCCTGCATCTTCTGAAGAAAATGGTGTAGCTGCATTAAGTGTAACACCAAAAGAACACAAATTAGAATTCTTCTCTGAAGAAAATGATATGATTGACGATGTTTTATCTAGTGTGGCAAGATTTTTCAATTCTGAAAACACATCTTCACTAGTTAAAGAAACAATTCATCATGTAACCAATTTTCAACAAATCAATACTGTTGAAGAAGTTGCTGCTGTTGATTCGTTATcggatgaagaaaaggaaaataaatgtgACGTGGAGTTCAAGGCATACCTCAATATCAAACCTTGTGATGAAGAAGGTAACTCACTGGTTGAAACAGTTGAAGAAACTGTGAAATCCTTTCAGACAGAGTCAGTTAATCCTTTATCCGTAAACACATATTCACTAGTTGAAGATTCAATTCCTGTAACCAATTTTCAACTAATCAATATTGTTGACGAAGTTGCTACTGTTGATTCGTTATcggatgaagaaaaggaaaatgaatGTGATGAGGAGTTCAAGGCATACCTCTATGTCAAACCTTGTGATGAAG AAGGTAACTCACTAGATGAAACAGTTGAAGAAACTGTGAAATCCTTTCAGACAGAGTCACTTAATCCTTCAGTGACTCAGGAAACTGATTTAGAGATTacagagaagaaagagaatcaAACCCTGCAATCTCTCGTTGCTGTGGCTGGATGCTTTGATGTGAAATTCCATGAAAACTGTGTAGAAGAATCAGTAGAGGGAAGCTTAACCCTTGGTAGTGATATTTTGTCAAGAAGAGATAAGGCTGCGAGTGCACCTCAGGATCGAACTCGGAAGAGCAGATTATTGAACACACCTGATGTTGACACTAAATTTGTAATGAGTAATTTGAAGGAtatcaatatcataaataaaCCAATGCCACAGAATATTTTCTCTGACttggatgaagaagaaatgttcACTCCAAATAAGGAAAACTCAAGCCCCACAAATACCTTTCACTCGCAGTTTATGAGAAAGAAAGGTGTGCTAGAAGAAAGTAAAAGTTCCAAGTCACAAAGGGCACATAATTTGAAGGCTAGTTTTAGTTCCATCATCTATTCAGCTGAAAGATGTACAAGTGCAATTTCAAACAAAGAGAACCAGACTCCGAAGTCACAAAGGGCGCATAATTTGAAGGCTAGTTTTAGTCCCATCATCTATTCAGCTGAAAGAAGTACAAGTGCAATTTCAAACAAAGAGAACCTGACTCCAAGAGAAGCACGTGAATGGAAGTCACAAAGATCACATAACTTGAGGGCTAGTTTTAGTCCCATCATCTATTCAGCTGAAAGAAGTGCAAGTGCAATTTCAAACAAAGAGAACCTGACTCCAAAAGAAGCACTAGAATGGATGTCAGGTAGAAATCCTCTTGAGTGTCGCAATACTATGGAATTAAGAAAGAAGAGAGTGGAACGGATGCCCTTACAATCACTAATCAGTTCTGGAGGCAATCACAATTCGAATTCTAGTCCTTTTTCTTCTAGTCCTTTTTCAGCTGCAAAATCCATTCTTGGTGTCACTGTCAGATCCAGCAATTGTGGACATATTTCAGACAAGCATGCCCAGCCATCT CGTATTAGTGCAGAACGAAAGAGGAGCTGGGACTTGGTTGTAGACACTTCTTCTCTTCTGAATAAGGAGTCAAGAAAGGCTTTGCAGCTTCTACAAGGTCTCAAGAGGACTCGTTTAATCATTCCACAATCAG TCATAAGAGAATTGGGAAGCATGAAGCAACAAATTGGAATTTTTAGAAGGATTTCAGAGGCTGCTTTGGCCTTGGAATGGATTGAAGAATGCATAGGGAAGACAAAGTGGTGGATTCATATCCAAAGCTCAATGGAGGATGAATTCAGGCTAATTGCTCCAACACCTCCTACTCAGTTTAATGAAGATGTCCTTGATTGTGCCCTTCAATATAGAAGAAAAGATAATGTTGGACAAATTGTCCTTCTTAGTGATGACGTCAACTTGAAAATCAAATCCATGGCAAAG GGGTTGCTATCTGAGACAGTGCAGCAATTTCGTCAGAGTTTAGTGAACCCTTTCTCTGAGAGGTTTATGTGGGCCAACAGCTCTCCTCGAGGACTGACTTGGTCTTGCCGAGATGATGTGGTTTTAAGGGAGAAATATTGCTGTTTGCCATCAAAGGCTGGTTTGAAGCTGCTTGCtacttaa